From the genome of Thermoanaerobaculia bacterium, one region includes:
- a CDS encoding DUF302 domain-containing protein, translated as MEPVGWEVEMEGPLEKGVERAAAALKEEGFGILTRIDVQKAFAEKLGKEFRPYVILGACNPALAYRALQRRAEAGLLLPCNVVVEEDPPGRCRVRVVNPAEMMKPGGLDRDPDLAAVGTEADAKLRRVVEKLRSSAA; from the coding sequence ATGGAGCCAGTCGGTTGGGAAGTCGAGATGGAGGGACCGCTCGAGAAGGGAGTCGAGCGCGCGGCGGCGGCCCTCAAGGAGGAGGGCTTCGGCATCCTGACGCGCATCGACGTGCAGAAGGCGTTCGCCGAAAAGCTCGGCAAGGAATTCCGTCCGTACGTGATCCTCGGGGCGTGCAACCCGGCGCTCGCGTACCGGGCGCTGCAGCGGCGCGCGGAGGCGGGGCTGCTGCTGCCCTGCAACGTCGTCGTCGAGGAGGATCCTCCCGGGCGCTGCCGGGTGCGGGTCGTCAACCCGGCGGAGATGATGAAGCCGGGCGGGCTCGACCGCGATCCCGACCTCGCTGCCGTCGGCACGGAAGCGGACGCGAAGCTGAGAAGGGTCGTCGAAAAGCTGCGGTCCTCCGCGGCGTGA